GGGCACGCTGCTGGTGTACCGCTGATCAACGACGGCTCTGTCCAACGCTCCCGTCGATGGGGTGCCTTGCGCAGCGAAATCAAGGAGGAGCCCGAAGGGCGGGGGACATTCGCTTCGCCGCGTACCCCGTCGGCGGGAGCGCGCCCTGAATGGCAGCGCCCTGAACAACGCACTTTCATTTCTAGTTTTCCCCAAACTTGCGTCGATACAGCACGTCGAACACGACAGCCACGATCAGCACCTGCCCGATGATCACCATGCGCTTGCCGATCGGCACGTCGAGCAGCAGCATGCCGCTGTCGAGCGACTGCATGATCAGCGCGCCCAGCACCGAGCCGAAGATCGAACCGGTGCCGCCCGAGAGCGCCGTGCCGCCGATCACGGCGGCCGCGATCACGTACAGCTCCATGCCTGTGCCAAGCGAATTGGTGCCCGCGTTGAGCCGCGCAATCGACACGATGGCCGCCACCGTCACCAGCACCGCGAGCAGCGCAAACAGCATCAGCGTGACGCGCTTGACCGGAATGCCCACCAGCGCCGCCGCATCGGGATTGCCGCCCATCGCGAACACATAGCGGCCGAAGCGCGTGCGGTGCACGATGAACGACAGCACGATCGCCACCACGGCCCAGATCAGCACCGGAATCGGCAGGCCCTGCGGCGCGTCCTTCGAGGCGATCTGGTAGTTGTTCATGACCGCCGCGAAGACGAACACCACGGCCGCCGCCACGGCCGTCAGCAGCACTTCGAGCCACAACGGCTCGTTGGGCATCTCGTGGTGCGCGCGCGCACGGCGCTTCTGCAGCATGCGCGCGAACAGCACCACCGCCACGAAGGCCGCGAGGACCCAGGTCATGGTGGTGCCGATGCCGCCGTCGTAACCGCCGCCCAGGCGCTGGAAGAATTCGTCGTTCACGGGCTGCGTCTTGCCGTCCGCCACCAGGAAGGCGGCGCCGCGGAACGACATCAGCCCGCCGAGCGTGACCACGAACGAGGGCACGCCCAGCATCGCCGTGAGCCAGCCCTGGTAGATCGACACCAGCAGCGCCACCGCGAGCCCCGCAAGGCAGGCCGCGGGCCACGACCAGCCCGAGGTGTATTGCAGGTAGGCGATCAGCACGCCGACGAAACCCATGACCGAGCCCACCGACAGGTCGATGTGGCGCGCCACGATGACCAGCACCATCACCGTCGACACGATGCCCACCACGGCCGTCTGCTGCGCCACGTTGTAGAGGTTCTCGGGCGACAGGAACACGCCGCCGGACATCACGTTGAAAACCACCCCCATTGCGATCAGCAGCACGCTCATCAGCAAGAGCCGCAGGTCGACGCCTGTGCGCCGCCACCAGCCTGGCGTTGGATTGCTCATTTTTTCAGATCCTCTCGAACGGACAACAGGTGCGCGGCGGCGCCCCGGGCGGGACCATGGACCGGCCGGACACGACAGTGCGAAGCGGGTGGGCGGCGCTTCTTCTTCGCGCCCGCTCGCTCGCTCTTCTTGCTACTTACTTGCAGGCCGCGGGCGCGCTGGCGGCCTGGACGCCCTTGCAGAGCTCGTCCTTCTTGATCCAGCCAGCCTTCACGACCACGTCGAGGTTGTCGCGCGTGACCGGCACCGGCGTGAGCAGCCGCGACGACAGCGAGATCTTCTTCGGCCCGGAATTCCACGGCGCGGCCTTCTCGACCGGCTTGCCCTGCGACAGCGCGATGGCGGCGCTGGCGGCTTCGCGGCCGAGTTCGCGCGAATCCTTGAAGATGGTGGCGGTCTGCGTGCCCAGCGCAATGCGGTTGAGCGCCGCGAAGTCGGCGTCCTGGCCCGACACCGGAATGCCGCGCAGGCCCTTGGCCGTGAGCGCGGCCACCGCGCCGCCGGCCGTGCCGTCGTTGGCCGCCACCACCGCATCGACCTTGTTGCCGTTCTTGGTGAGGATCTGCTCCATGTTCTTCTGCGCCACCTCGGGCTTCCAGCCTTCGGTGTACTCGTCGCCGACGATCTTGATGTCGCCCTTCTTCACCGCGGCGTCCAGCACCTCCTGCTGGCCCGCGCGCAGGAAGTCGGCGTTCGGGTCGCTGGGCGAGCCCTTGATGATCACGTAGTTGCCCTTGGGCTTGACCTTGAAGACCTCGCGCGCCTCCATGCGCCCGACCTCGACGTTGTCGAAGGTGATGTAGAAGACGCCGGGCGCCTCGATCAGCCGGTCGTACGCGACCACGGGCACCTTCTGGCGCGTGGCCTTGGTGACGGCGGGAAGAATGGCGTCCTTGTCCATCGCCAGCACAATGAGCGCCTTGGCGCCCTTGGACATCAGCCCCTCGATGTCGCCCAGTTGCTTCTCGGGCGAGCCGCCCGCATCGGCGCTGATGTACTTGGCGCCGAGTTTCTCGAGCT
This genomic window from Variovorax paradoxus contains:
- the xylF gene encoding D-xylose ABC transporter substrate-binding protein; its protein translation is MQLKHTLAAMAFGLTAVGALAQTVVGVSWSNFQEERWKTDEAAIKAQLEKLGAKYISADAGGSPEKQLGDIEGLMSKGAKALIVLAMDKDAILPAVTKATRQKVPVVAYDRLIEAPGVFYITFDNVEVGRMEAREVFKVKPKGNYVIIKGSPSDPNADFLRAGQQEVLDAAVKKGDIKIVGDEYTEGWKPEVAQKNMEQILTKNGNKVDAVVAANDGTAGGAVAALTAKGLRGIPVSGQDADFAALNRIALGTQTATIFKDSRELGREAASAAIALSQGKPVEKAAPWNSGPKKISLSSRLLTPVPVTRDNLDVVVKAGWIKKDELCKGVQAASAPAACK
- a CDS encoding sugar ABC transporter permease, whose amino-acid sequence is MSNPTPGWWRRTGVDLRLLLMSVLLIAMGVVFNVMSGGVFLSPENLYNVAQQTAVVGIVSTVMVLVIVARHIDLSVGSVMGFVGVLIAYLQYTSGWSWPAACLAGLAVALLVSIYQGWLTAMLGVPSFVVTLGGLMSFRGAAFLVADGKTQPVNDEFFQRLGGGYDGGIGTTMTWVLAAFVAVVLFARMLQKRRARAHHEMPNEPLWLEVLLTAVAAAVVFVFAAVMNNYQIASKDAPQGLPIPVLIWAVVAIVLSFIVHRTRFGRYVFAMGGNPDAAALVGIPVKRVTLMLFALLAVLVTVAAIVSIARLNAGTNSLGTGMELYVIAAAVIGGTALSGGTGSIFGSVLGALIMQSLDSGMLLLDVPIGKRMVIIGQVLIVAVVFDVLYRRKFGEN